From Montipora foliosa isolate CH-2021 chromosome 6, ASM3666993v2, whole genome shotgun sequence, a single genomic window includes:
- the LOC138007196 gene encoding divergent protein kinase domain 1A-like: MTWRLTVTILTTVFLAFLSRMVLHFHSKCNVASVVETLCLAFRAGNISGPLCMDLCEFQSFDYGKCLSSVPKKKIYDANWRGQEVVLKVNMSWFEELKERQSNGDNEVVESYQNEVSTAVKTLFGDCARCSELASLLMLLGDGNTDGRLTGAEVRTFTSLLQQIEPMMLMALNNSKHTVDFYGYCGGLYVVERVPHVAAKVFEENWELIDLSFLPDAIEPLQNAMNNLVGTILDAVIFFFQYLCVGFDNTLPLITSSTVGQFIPFHVPSKHEKFKLANSLLDATFELSNNPYGLVMSCDANLHNVGYTYDFIIKFIDLDFTYPYTFVKRLLNGKNCTCDLDCWTGISETCSSLCNTRTGSCTAEMQYQDLFIVCESFIPDIFRKHNLLESDHTCLRIAIQKLGEFCSTLPVVYSVEKLKLQISAVKKKLKVIEMNSKC, translated from the coding sequence tgCTTGGCATTCAGGGCAGGCAATATATCTGGACCACTGTGTATGGATCTTTGCGAATTTCAATCCTTTGATTATGGAAAGTGTCTCTCGTCAGTACCAAAAAAGAAGATTTACGACGCGAACTGGAGGGGACAAGAAGTGGTGCTGAAAGTCAATATGAGTTGGTTTGAGGAGCTGAAAGAACGTCAAAGCAATGGAGACAACGAAGTTGTGGAATCTTATCAAAATGAGGTCTCTACCGCAGTTAAAACTTTGTTTGGCGATTGTGCGCGATGTAGTGAACTCGCATCTTTGTTGATGTTACTTGGTGATGGCAACACCGATGGAAGATTAACAGGTGCGGAAGTTAGAACATTCACCTCTCTACTGCAACAAATCGAACCGATGATGTTAATGGCTTTGAATAACAGCAAACACACAGTGGATTTCTATGGATATTGCGGAGGTCTATATGTAGTTGAAAGAGTTCCTCATGTGGCCGCTAAAgtatttgaagaaaattgggagtTGATTGATCTCTCATTTCTCCCTGATGCGATTGAGCCACTGCAGAATGCAATGAATAACTTGGTTGGAACGATTTTAGACGCGgtgattttctttttccaatatCTTTGCGTTGGTTTTGACAATACTCTGCCTTTGATTACAAGTTCTACTGTTGGTCAATTTATTCCTTTCCACGTCCCAAGCAAACATGAAAAATTTAAGCTTGCTAATTCATTGCTAGATGCCACGTTCGAGTTGTCAAACAATCCGTACGGCTTAGTGATGTCCTGCGATGCAAACCTACATAATGTAGGGTACACCTATGACTTCATCATTAAATTCATTGATCTAGATTTCACCTACCCTTATACTTTTGTGAAGAGGCTCCTTAATGGTAAAAACTGTACGTGTGACTTGGACTGCTGGACAGGGATTTCCGAAACGTGTTCCTCACTTTGCAATACAAGGACAGGATCCTGCACAGCGGAAATGCAGTACCAGGATTTATTCATTGTGTGCGAGAGTTTCATCCCCGACATTTTTAGAAAACATAATTTGTTGGAGTCTGATCATACCTGTTTGAGAATAGCTATTCAAAAGCTTGGTGAATTTTGCAGTACGCTGCCTGTAGTGTATTCAGTTGAAAAGCTAAAGCTTCAAATTAGTGCagtgaaaaagaaattgaaggTTATAGAAATGAATTCCAAATGTTAG